In Arcanobacterium wilhelmae, the following are encoded in one genomic region:
- a CDS encoding NADH-quinone oxidoreductase subunit G — translation MSEKNTPAELVTVQVDGKEVSVPKGTLIIRAAEKVGVHIPRFCDHPLLAPAAACRQCLVEVAAPDREGNVRKMPKPQPSCAVTVSPGMEIYTGATSEVAKKAQKGVMEFLLINHPMDCPVCDKGGECPLQNQAMTDGRTQSRFVDIKRTYPKPISVSAQILLDRDRCILCQRCTRFSSQIAGDAFITLQGRGGGTPGYGVHSLPGSQVGGFDGSVLGFADVDGAHAPVVANEFSGPAGEHGVSEGFAAGPMVPMQTAEDGRSFASYFSGNVIQICPVGALTSAAYRFRARPFDLVSVPGVTEHDASGSAIRVDYRRGEVVRRMAGEDMEVNEDWITDKDRFAFRWQQGAGRLAYPRLKGVDEPVSWFEAIEEAAKGLTAAKAKGVGVLVGGRATLEDAYAYAKFARVVLGTNDVDLRTRPGSTEENEFLAYAVAGKGLDVTYGDLEHAGHVLTVGLEAEDEIGSVFLRLRKGALAKTTSVSVISAYKSLGTSKMFARFIPAVPGTEAEVLGAIVDGGEGAFGAAYADLTKDGAVILVGERTASTPGALSAAVALAQRTGARLAWIPRRAGDRGALDAGAMPNLLPGGRLVADPAARVDVASVWGVDTLPEKPGRSTGEILAAAASGELGGVVLAGVELADLPAGAREALENVFTVQLEVRDTETLALADVALPVAPPAEKGGTFVNWEGRLRPFGQALTSTHLPDRAVLADLASEMGVDLGLATLEDAVNEFAQLRTWDGARGQAPQAQAAPAPIIAPGQAVLATWKQMLDLGALQSNEPHLAATARKSVALVSAATARGAGAEQQLTITGPTGSITLDLQVVDMPDGVVWVPQNSSLSQVALIGASAGDVVNISKEAAK, via the coding sequence ATGAGTGAAAAGAATACTCCGGCCGAACTCGTGACCGTCCAGGTGGACGGCAAGGAGGTCTCGGTCCCCAAGGGCACTTTGATTATTCGCGCCGCTGAGAAGGTGGGCGTGCACATCCCGCGTTTCTGCGATCATCCGCTTCTGGCTCCCGCGGCCGCGTGCCGCCAGTGCCTGGTTGAGGTGGCCGCTCCGGATCGCGAGGGCAATGTGCGCAAGATGCCTAAGCCGCAGCCCTCGTGTGCTGTGACGGTCTCCCCGGGTATGGAGATCTACACGGGCGCTACCTCCGAGGTAGCGAAGAAGGCCCAGAAGGGTGTGATGGAGTTCCTCCTGATCAACCACCCGATGGACTGCCCGGTGTGCGACAAGGGCGGCGAGTGCCCTCTGCAGAACCAGGCAATGACCGACGGCCGTACACAGTCGCGTTTCGTTGATATTAAGCGCACCTACCCGAAGCCGATTTCGGTTTCTGCCCAGATCCTGCTCGATCGCGACCGCTGCATCCTGTGCCAGCGTTGTACACGTTTCTCGAGCCAGATCGCTGGCGACGCGTTCATTACCCTTCAGGGCCGCGGCGGCGGTACGCCAGGCTACGGCGTGCACTCGCTTCCGGGTTCGCAGGTTGGCGGGTTTGACGGTTCGGTGCTCGGCTTCGCCGACGTCGACGGCGCACACGCGCCCGTCGTCGCGAACGAGTTCTCGGGCCCGGCCGGCGAGCACGGCGTTTCGGAAGGCTTCGCCGCTGGTCCGATGGTTCCGATGCAGACGGCGGAAGATGGGCGTTCGTTCGCGTCGTACTTCTCCGGCAACGTGATCCAGATCTGCCCGGTGGGTGCTCTCACGTCCGCCGCGTACCGTTTCCGCGCTCGTCCGTTCGATCTCGTATCGGTTCCTGGAGTCACGGAGCACGACGCGTCGGGCTCCGCGATCCGCGTCGATTACCGCCGTGGCGAGGTTGTTCGCCGCATGGCCGGTGAAGATATGGAGGTCAACGAGGATTGGATTACCGATAAGGATCGTTTCGCGTTCCGCTGGCAGCAGGGCGCTGGCCGCCTCGCCTACCCGCGTCTGAAGGGCGTGGATGAGCCGGTGAGCTGGTTTGAGGCGATTGAGGAAGCCGCGAAGGGTTTGACAGCCGCGAAGGCGAAGGGCGTCGGCGTGCTGGTTGGCGGCCGCGCAACGCTCGAGGATGCCTACGCGTACGCCAAGTTCGCACGCGTGGTGCTCGGCACGAACGACGTCGACCTCCGTACCCGCCCGGGTAGCACCGAGGAGAACGAGTTCCTCGCATACGCTGTAGCTGGCAAGGGCCTGGATGTCACTTATGGCGATCTCGAGCACGCGGGCCACGTTCTGACGGTTGGCCTCGAGGCTGAAGATGAGATCGGCTCGGTGTTCCTGCGTCTGCGCAAGGGTGCACTCGCCAAGACCACCTCGGTGTCCGTCATTTCTGCATACAAGTCGCTTGGAACATCGAAGATGTTCGCTCGCTTCATTCCTGCCGTTCCTGGCACCGAGGCTGAGGTTCTCGGCGCGATCGTCGACGGCGGCGAAGGCGCCTTCGGTGCGGCTTACGCCGATCTGACGAAGGACGGCGCAGTGATCCTGGTGGGCGAGCGTACCGCTTCGACGCCGGGTGCCCTCTCGGCCGCCGTCGCGCTTGCGCAGCGTACGGGCGCCCGCCTCGCGTGGATTCCGCGTCGCGCAGGCGATCGCGGTGCCCTCGACGCCGGTGCGATGCCGAACCTGCTGCCGGGAGGTCGCCTTGTTGCAGATCCGGCCGCGCGCGTCGACGTCGCGTCCGTATGGGGAGTTGACACCCTGCCGGAAAAGCCGGGCCGTTCCACTGGCGAGATCCTCGCGGCTGCCGCTTCGGGCGAGCTCGGGGGAGTGGTCCTCGCCGGCGTCGAGCTGGCAGACTTGCCGGCCGGTGCACGGGAAGCCCTTGAGAACGTTTTCACTGTTCAGCTGGAAGTACGCGATACGGAAACCCTCGCACTCGCCGACGTCGCCCTCCCGGTGGCGCCGCCAGCCGAAAAGGGTGGCACGTTCGTGAACTGGGAAGGTCGCCTGCGCCCGTTCGGGCAGGCTCTGACCTCCACCCATCTTCCAGATCGCGCGGTCCTGGCCGATCTCGCATCCGAGATGGGTGTGGATCTTGGCCTCGCAACCCTTGAGGACGCCGTCAATGAATTCGCTCAGTTGCGCACGTGGGACGGTGCCCGCGGTCAAGCGCCACAGGCACAGGCCGCGCCCGCGCCGATCATTGCACCAGGACAGGCGGTTCTCGCCACCTGGAAGCAGATGCTTGATCTCGGTGCGCTTCAGAGCAACGAGCCGCACCTGGCGGCCACTGCTCGCAAGTCCGTTGCTCTCGTTTCCGCCGCCACCGCCCGCGGTGCCGGCGCTGAACAGCAGCTGACCATCACCGGACCTACTGGTTCGATCACCCTGGACCTCCAGGTAGTCGACATGCCCGACGGCGTCGTGTGGGTTCCGCAGAACTCTTCCCTCTCGCAGGTGGCGCTGATCGGCGCTAGCGCGGGCGACGTCGTCAACATCTCCAAGGAGGCCGCAAAGTGA
- a CDS encoding NADH-quinone oxidoreductase subunit A produces the protein MSGNIPILIMIAAALAIAAGGLIMSAILGPKRYNRVKVSNYECGVEATPNAGNAGRFPVKYFLTAMTFIVFDIEVVFLYPWAVNHEALGLGGLIAIGVFVALITVPFLYEWRRGGLEWE, from the coding sequence ATGTCTGGAAACATTCCGATCCTGATCATGATCGCGGCGGCGCTCGCAATTGCCGCCGGCGGTCTGATCATGAGCGCAATCCTCGGCCCGAAGCGCTACAACCGCGTGAAGGTGTCGAACTACGAATGTGGTGTGGAAGCCACACCGAATGCGGGCAATGCTGGCCGCTTCCCGGTGAAGTACTTCCTCACCGCAATGACCTTCATCGTGTTCGATATAGAGGTTGTTTTCCTCTACCCGTGGGCCGTGAACCACGAGGCCCTTGGCCTTGGAGGCCTCATCGCAATCGGCGTTTTCGTCGCCCTGATCACCGTGCCGTTCCTCTACGAGTGGCGCCGCGGCGGACTTGAATGGGAGTAA
- a CDS encoding class I SAM-dependent methyltransferase, with translation MLSMKRATLEKNPGDVSSMFDDVAAKYDLMNTVLTGGQVYGWRRTTTVAIDPKPGEKILDLAAGTGTSSAEYAKAGAEVVALDFSAGMIEEGRRRYPHLNFVQGDAMDLPFEDNTFDAVTISYGLRNVNDPHKALAEMYRVVKPGGRLVVAEFSQPQNAAFNQLYRFFSDQIMPLMAKFSSDPPAYDYLVESIRKWPAQREFAQWVAAAGWRGVEYKNMSGGIVALHRAWK, from the coding sequence ATGCTTTCTATGAAGCGAGCCACATTGGAGAAGAACCCGGGCGACGTGTCGAGCATGTTCGACGACGTCGCCGCCAAGTACGACCTTATGAACACGGTGCTGACCGGCGGCCAGGTGTATGGCTGGCGCCGCACGACGACCGTAGCGATCGATCCAAAGCCGGGGGAGAAGATCCTCGATCTCGCCGCAGGCACGGGTACGTCGTCGGCGGAGTATGCGAAGGCGGGCGCGGAGGTTGTGGCGCTCGATTTTTCGGCCGGCATGATCGAAGAGGGGCGCCGTCGGTACCCGCACCTGAATTTTGTGCAGGGCGACGCGATGGATCTTCCCTTCGAGGACAACACGTTCGACGCCGTGACGATCTCTTACGGCCTGCGCAATGTGAACGATCCGCACAAGGCGCTCGCGGAGATGTACCGCGTGGTCAAGCCGGGTGGCCGCCTCGTGGTGGCGGAGTTTTCACAACCCCAGAACGCGGCTTTCAATCAGTTGTACCGTTTCTTCTCAGACCAGATTATGCCGCTGATGGCGAAGTTTTCGTCCGACCCACCCGCTTACGACTACCTCGTCGAGTCGATCCGCAAGTGGCCTGCCCAGCGTGAGTTTGCGCAGTGGGTGGCGGCCGCGGGCTGGCGCGGGGTCGAGTACAAGAACATGTCTGGCGGCATTGTGGCGTTGCATCGCGCCTGGAAGTAG
- the nuoE gene encoding NADH-quinone oxidoreductase subunit NuoE produces the protein MATPYTPEVEERLRRDGAEVIARYPEARSAIMPLLHLVQSEDGFCSPRGIALVADLLNVTKAEVSAVATFYSQYRRHPNGEYNVGVCTNALCAVMGGDAIWEELTKYVGVGHDETTEDGKITLEQLECNAACDYAPVIMVNWEFFDNQTPASAKALVDDIRAGRDIHPTRGPVVAPTFKQNERVLAGFEDGHVDEGPAAGPASLAGLEIARERGWTAPKPEGE, from the coding sequence ATGGCTACCCCGTACACCCCTGAAGTTGAGGAACGTCTGCGCCGCGACGGCGCCGAGGTAATTGCGCGCTACCCCGAAGCACGTAGCGCGATCATGCCGTTGCTGCACCTCGTGCAGTCGGAGGACGGCTTCTGCTCGCCGCGCGGCATCGCGCTCGTGGCAGATCTGCTGAACGTGACAAAGGCGGAAGTCTCCGCCGTCGCCACCTTCTATTCGCAGTACCGCCGCCACCCCAACGGCGAATACAACGTTGGTGTGTGCACCAACGCCCTGTGTGCCGTGATGGGCGGCGACGCGATCTGGGAAGAGCTCACGAAGTACGTGGGCGTCGGTCATGACGAAACTACGGAAGACGGCAAAATCACGCTCGAGCAGCTCGAGTGCAACGCTGCCTGCGATTACGCGCCCGTGATCATGGTCAACTGGGAGTTCTTCGACAACCAGACCCCGGCGTCGGCGAAGGCTCTGGTGGACGACATCCGCGCAGGCCGCGATATCCACCCGACCCGCGGCCCCGTCGTCGCGCCTACCTTCAAGCAGAATGAGCGCGTCCTCGCTGGCTTCGAAGATGGCCATGTGGACGAAGGCCCTGCAGCCGGCCCGGCGTCGCTGGCTGGCCTCGAAATCGCACGCGAGCGCGGCTGGACCGCCCCGAAGCCGGAAGGAGAATGA
- a CDS encoding NADH-quinone oxidoreductase subunit D, whose amino-acid sequence MGAIDEVEVASYGSYESVGGDWADIAREAEEIGEEHIVVNLGPVHPATHGVLRLQFELDGEYVREVKASTGFLHTGIEKNMEYRTWTQGVAYCTRMDYVAPTFQEVAYCLAVEKLLGITDQIPERASAIRVLLMELTRISSHIVAVGSAGNELGATTMLTLGFRAREDILRIMEDITGLRMNNEFIRPGGVLEDLPAGGTDYIRELLPKIRLTISEMMDLTLDNPIFKIRHEDVAVSPLSSMMALSMTGPSLRAAGLPADLRKTQPYCGYEKYEFDVPLRDKADAYTRAVVRFEEALQSIRICYQVLDELDRTEGQPVMIEDKKIAWPARLSIGSDGQGSAPEHVEEIMTQSMESLIHHFKLVTEGFRVPAGQAYQLVEHAKGILGVHVVSDGGTRPYRAHFRDPSYNNLQSLALMSEGSFLADTIMALAAIDPVMGGVDR is encoded by the coding sequence ATGGGCGCGATTGATGAAGTTGAAGTTGCCAGCTACGGTTCCTACGAATCGGTCGGCGGCGATTGGGCCGATATTGCCCGCGAAGCCGAAGAGATCGGCGAGGAGCACATCGTTGTCAACCTCGGCCCGGTGCACCCGGCAACGCACGGCGTGCTTCGCCTGCAGTTCGAGCTCGACGGCGAATACGTGCGTGAAGTGAAAGCCTCGACCGGCTTCCTCCACACCGGTATTGAGAAGAACATGGAGTACCGCACCTGGACCCAGGGCGTTGCATACTGCACCCGCATGGATTACGTGGCTCCCACGTTCCAGGAAGTGGCGTACTGCCTGGCGGTAGAGAAGCTGCTCGGCATCACGGATCAGATTCCGGAGCGTGCATCCGCGATCCGTGTGCTCCTGATGGAGCTCACGCGCATCTCCTCGCACATCGTGGCTGTTGGTTCGGCCGGCAACGAGCTCGGCGCGACGACGATGCTGACGCTCGGCTTCCGTGCCCGCGAAGACATCCTGCGAATCATGGAAGACATCACCGGCCTGCGCATGAATAACGAGTTCATCCGCCCTGGCGGTGTGCTGGAGGATCTGCCCGCCGGCGGCACCGACTACATCCGTGAGTTGCTTCCGAAGATTCGCCTCACGATCTCCGAGATGATGGATCTGACTCTCGATAACCCGATCTTCAAGATCCGTCACGAGGATGTGGCTGTTTCGCCGCTATCGTCGATGATGGCACTGTCGATGACGGGCCCGTCGTTGCGCGCCGCTGGCCTTCCGGCCGATCTTCGTAAGACGCAGCCCTATTGCGGTTACGAGAAGTACGAGTTCGATGTGCCGCTTCGCGATAAGGCCGATGCCTACACTCGCGCTGTGGTTCGCTTCGAAGAGGCCCTGCAGTCGATCCGTATCTGCTACCAGGTTCTCGATGAGCTGGACCGCACTGAAGGTCAGCCCGTGATGATCGAAGATAAGAAGATCGCATGGCCGGCTCGCCTCTCGATCGGCTCCGACGGCCAGGGCTCTGCGCCCGAGCACGTCGAAGAGATCATGACCCAGTCGATGGAATCCCTCATCCATCACTTCAAGCTGGTGACGGAAGGCTTCCGCGTTCCCGCAGGCCAGGCCTACCAGTTGGTGGAGCACGCGAAGGGAATTCTGGGTGTACACGTGGTTTCCGACGGCGGAACCCGCCCGTACCGCGCCCACTTCCGCGACCCAAGCTACAACAACCTGCAGTCGCTCGCTCTCATGTCGGAAGGATCCTTCCTTGCCGACACGATCATGGCGCTCGCTGCTATCGATCCAGTGATGGGAGGAGTTGATCGCTGA
- the nuoF gene encoding NADH-quinone oxidoreductase subunit NuoF, with protein MTMAYSAPGSLAPVLTDMWDKERSWTLDTYRANGGYTGLEKAWEMASEPGAITNLIKESGLRGRGGAGFPTGLKWSFLPPADGGPRYLVVNADESEPGTCKDIPHLMANPHLLIEGMAICLLAIGGNHGFIYLRGEVVHVYRRLLAAVREAREAGLLGKGKGPNGDYDLNITVHAGAGAYICGEETALLDSLEGYRGQPRLKPPFPAAEGLYARPTVINNVESISSVPGILVHGTEWFQAMGAETKNSRGHGIFSISGHVKHPGQYEAPFGITMRQLIELAGGIREGHELKFYAIGGSSAPLFTPDHLDIPLGYEEVAEGGSMLATRAIQVFDETVSVVRVVSRWADFYQHESCGKCTPCREGTFWMRQIMHRFETGTAKESDIDLIYEIASNIAGRSFCALGDAAATPIRSAIDLFRDEFVLGTKKAASELYPPEKSVLFSEVGVK; from the coding sequence ATGACGATGGCATACAGTGCACCTGGAAGTCTTGCCCCAGTCCTGACGGACATGTGGGACAAGGAGCGCTCCTGGACGTTGGATACCTACCGCGCCAACGGCGGCTACACAGGTCTCGAGAAGGCGTGGGAGATGGCGTCCGAACCGGGCGCGATCACCAATCTGATCAAGGAATCGGGGCTTCGCGGCCGTGGAGGCGCAGGCTTCCCGACTGGCCTGAAGTGGTCGTTCCTTCCGCCCGCTGACGGCGGTCCGCGCTACCTCGTGGTGAACGCGGACGAATCCGAACCGGGCACGTGTAAGGATATTCCGCACCTGATGGCAAACCCTCACCTGTTGATCGAGGGCATGGCGATCTGTCTGCTGGCGATCGGGGGTAACCACGGTTTCATTTACCTGCGCGGCGAGGTCGTTCACGTGTACCGGCGCCTGCTGGCGGCCGTGCGAGAAGCGCGCGAAGCCGGCCTGCTCGGCAAGGGGAAGGGCCCGAACGGTGATTACGATCTTAACATCACGGTTCACGCCGGCGCTGGCGCCTACATTTGTGGTGAGGAAACTGCGCTTCTCGATTCGCTCGAGGGCTACCGCGGTCAGCCGCGCCTGAAGCCGCCGTTCCCGGCGGCCGAGGGCCTGTACGCTCGCCCCACCGTGATTAACAACGTGGAGTCGATTTCGTCTGTGCCGGGAATCCTCGTGCATGGCACCGAATGGTTCCAGGCGATGGGCGCAGAAACGAAGAATTCTCGCGGACACGGTATCTTCTCGATTTCCGGCCACGTGAAGCACCCAGGCCAGTACGAGGCCCCGTTCGGTATTACGATGCGTCAGTTGATCGAGCTCGCCGGCGGTATCCGCGAGGGACACGAGCTGAAGTTCTATGCGATCGGAGGTTCGTCCGCTCCGCTGTTCACACCCGATCATCTGGATATCCCGCTTGGCTACGAGGAAGTTGCGGAGGGCGGCTCGATGCTCGCAACCCGAGCGATTCAGGTGTTCGACGAAACAGTTTCGGTTGTTCGCGTGGTTTCCCGCTGGGCTGATTTCTATCAACACGAATCGTGCGGCAAGTGCACCCCGTGCCGTGAGGGCACGTTCTGGATGCGCCAGATTATGCACCGTTTCGAGACAGGAACTGCGAAGGAATCCGATATTGACCTGATTTACGAAATCGCGTCGAATATCGCGGGTCGTTCCTTCTGTGCGCTGGGTGACGCGGCTGCCACTCCGATCCGCAGCGCGATCGATTTGTTCCGCGACGAGTTCGTGCTCGGCACGAAGAAGGCGGCCAGCGAGCTGTACCCGCCGGAAAAGTCCGTTCTCTTCAGCGAAGTAGGTGTCAAATGA
- a CDS encoding geranylgeranyl reductase family protein, translating to MRVEQATVIVVGGGPGGSSTAHYLAKNGIDVLILEKATYPRDKTCGDGLTPRTVVELVRMGLPMREDEGWVRNYGIRGSGAGNFVEVPWPKLASQPNYGSGRRREVLDEELVRHAQASGARLMEGVTVTGAIRDGAGRVVGVTARENASKEEFEVHGQFVVDAGGVSARLATSIGREKDPKRPMGVAVRAYFRSPLATTTFMESQLELWAGKPGESEQLPGYAWIFAVGDGLVNVGLGSLSSTATPTGIDYRKVFNTWLENTPPEWELTPENQVGKVKSAALPMAFNRQPLYADGLALVGDAGGMVSPFNGEGIAYALAAGRVVADYLAQALVRDSAAERDAVMAGYVEDMRGELGGYYTLGRVFAWLIEKPAIMHACVKYGLPRKTLMKLVMKLLSDAYDRRGGDWMDRLITLATKVVPRA from the coding sequence GTGCGGGTTGAACAAGCCACAGTGATCGTTGTGGGCGGTGGCCCGGGCGGTTCGTCGACCGCTCATTACCTGGCAAAGAACGGTATCGATGTGCTCATTCTTGAGAAGGCTACCTATCCCCGCGATAAGACGTGTGGTGATGGTCTCACCCCGCGAACCGTCGTCGAACTGGTCCGCATGGGCCTGCCGATGCGTGAGGATGAGGGCTGGGTTCGCAACTATGGAATCCGTGGTAGCGGCGCTGGCAACTTCGTTGAGGTGCCCTGGCCGAAGCTTGCCTCCCAGCCGAACTACGGATCTGGTCGGCGCCGCGAAGTGCTCGATGAAGAGCTCGTGCGCCACGCGCAGGCCTCGGGCGCGCGCCTAATGGAAGGCGTCACGGTGACGGGCGCGATTCGCGACGGTGCGGGCCGCGTCGTCGGCGTCACTGCTCGCGAGAACGCGAGCAAGGAAGAGTTTGAGGTTCACGGGCAGTTCGTCGTGGACGCAGGAGGAGTTTCCGCGCGCCTCGCCACGTCGATCGGCCGCGAGAAGGATCCAAAGCGCCCCATGGGTGTTGCGGTGCGCGCCTACTTCCGCTCTCCGCTCGCCACAACCACGTTTATGGAATCACAGCTGGAGCTCTGGGCGGGCAAGCCCGGCGAATCCGAACAGCTCCCAGGCTACGCGTGGATCTTCGCCGTCGGCGACGGCCTGGTGAACGTCGGGCTCGGATCGCTCTCGTCCACTGCTACCCCCACAGGGATCGACTACCGCAAGGTGTTCAACACATGGCTCGAGAACACTCCTCCGGAGTGGGAGCTAACGCCGGAAAACCAGGTGGGCAAGGTCAAGAGCGCCGCCCTTCCGATGGCATTCAACCGCCAGCCGTTGTATGCCGATGGTTTGGCCCTTGTTGGCGACGCCGGTGGCATGGTTTCCCCGTTCAATGGCGAGGGGATTGCGTATGCGCTGGCGGCGGGGCGTGTCGTTGCGGATTATCTTGCTCAGGCGCTGGTACGTGATTCGGCTGCGGAGCGCGACGCTGTGATGGCCGGCTACGTGGAGGATATGCGTGGCGAGCTCGGCGGCTATTACACGCTTGGTCGAGTGTTTGCATGGCTGATTGAGAAACCGGCCATCATGCACGCGTGCGTGAAGTACGGTCTGCCTCGAAAGACTTTGATGAAACTGGTGATGAAGCTCCTGTCGGATGCTTACGATCGGCGAGGTGGCGATTGGATGGATCGCCTGATCACGCTGGCAACGAAGGTGGTGCCACGGGCGTGA
- a CDS encoding NADH-quinone oxidoreductase subunit C yields the protein MSENEIAPKSGAGPEVIARRSGMWGVKDSGDTTGFSTQRETAVVAPPATRPYGGWFDEVVDVIVELAEADGLAPEQVIEKVSTQNGQLVIFVPREHLLTVAKYCRDDQDLRFEMTLGVSAVHYPQDKGRELHGYFPLFSFTHNRMIALEVTAPDADPHMPSLVPVYPGDDWAEREAFDLMGIVFDGHPALVRSAMPDDWVGHPQRKDYPLGGIPVEYKGAVVPPPDTRREYN from the coding sequence GTGAGCGAAAACGAAATCGCGCCCAAGAGCGGCGCCGGCCCCGAGGTGATCGCACGCCGATCCGGCATGTGGGGCGTGAAAGATAGTGGGGATACCACCGGCTTCTCGACTCAACGCGAGACCGCCGTCGTTGCCCCGCCGGCTACCCGCCCGTACGGCGGCTGGTTCGACGAAGTTGTGGACGTCATCGTGGAACTCGCCGAGGCCGACGGCCTCGCACCCGAGCAGGTGATCGAAAAGGTCTCCACGCAAAACGGCCAACTTGTGATCTTCGTGCCCCGTGAGCACCTGTTGACGGTCGCAAAGTACTGCCGTGACGATCAGGATCTGCGCTTCGAGATGACTCTTGGCGTGTCGGCCGTTCACTACCCGCAGGATAAAGGCCGTGAACTTCACGGTTACTTCCCGCTGTTCTCGTTCACCCACAACCGCATGATTGCGCTCGAAGTGACGGCTCCGGATGCCGATCCGCACATGCCGTCGCTCGTGCCGGTCTACCCGGGCGACGATTGGGCAGAGCGCGAGGCGTTCGATCTGATGGGTATTGTGTTCGACGGCCACCCGGCCCTTGTTCGTTCGGCGATGCCCGATGATTGGGTCGGCCACCCGCAACGCAAGGACTACCCGCTGGGCGGTATCCCGGTGGAATACAAGGGCGCGGTTGTTCCGCCGCCGGACACCAGGAGGGAGTACAACTGA
- a CDS encoding NADH-quinone oxidoreductase subunit B: MSEEVKIDTEPGKALGAVEDVLGWAKARSIWPVTMGLACCAIEMMAFGAVRFDASRIGMEVFRASPRQADLMIVSGRVSQKMAPVVRNTYDQLMEPKWVISMGVCASTGGMFNNYSVVQGIDHIVPVDVYLPGCPPRPEMLINAIFELRNGVIEGAPIGEHRKRVARAAEEAALKAMPLEDKKGLLR; encoded by the coding sequence ATGAGTGAAGAAGTAAAGATCGATACGGAGCCGGGCAAGGCGCTCGGAGCCGTTGAGGACGTTCTTGGATGGGCGAAAGCGCGCTCGATCTGGCCAGTCACAATGGGACTGGCCTGCTGTGCTATCGAAATGATGGCATTCGGCGCGGTTCGTTTTGATGCCTCCCGAATCGGCATGGAAGTGTTCCGTGCCTCGCCGCGCCAGGCCGATCTCATGATCGTTTCCGGCCGCGTTTCCCAGAAGATGGCGCCGGTTGTTCGTAACACGTACGACCAGCTCATGGAGCCCAAGTGGGTGATTTCCATGGGCGTGTGTGCGTCCACGGGCGGTATGTTCAACAACTACTCTGTGGTGCAGGGCATCGATCACATCGTTCCTGTTGATGTGTACCTCCCCGGTTGCCCTCCGCGCCCTGAAATGTTGATCAACGCGATCTTCGAGCTACGCAACGGCGTGATCGAAGGAGCCCCGATCGGCGAGCACCGCAAGCGCGTGGCTCGCGCAGCTGAGGAAGCTGCCCTAAAGGCGATGCCCCTCGAGGATAAGAAGGGACTGTTGAGGTGA